Proteins co-encoded in one Eschrichtius robustus isolate mEscRob2 chromosome 8, mEscRob2.pri, whole genome shotgun sequence genomic window:
- the IFRD1 gene encoding interferon-related developmental regulator 1: MPKNKKRNTPHRGGSGGGGSGAAAATAATAGGQHRNVQPFSDEDASIETMSHCSGYSDPSSFAEDGPEVLDEEGSQEDLEYKLKGFIDLTLDKSAKTRQAALEGIKNVLASKMLYEFILERRMTLTDSIERCLKKGKGDEQRAAAALASVLCIQLGPGIESEEVLKTLGPILKKIICDGAASIQARQTCATCFGVCCFIATDDITELYSTLQCLENIFTKSYLKEKDTNVVCSTPTTALHISSLLVWTLLLTICPINEVKKKLEVHFHKLPSLLSSDDVNMRIAAGESLALLFELARGIESDFFYEDMESLTQMLRALATDGNKHRAKVDKRKQRSVFRDILRAVEERDFPTETVKFGPERMYIDCWVKKHTYDTFKEVLGSGMQYHLQSNEFLRNVFELGPPVMLDAATLKTMKISRFERHLYNSAAFKARTKARSKCRDKRADVGEFF; encoded by the exons GTGGCCAGCATCGAAATGTTCAACCTTTTAGTGATGAGGATGCATCGATTGAAACAATGAGCCATTGCAGTGGTTACAGTGATCCTTCCAGTTTTGCTGAAGATG GACCAGAAGTCCTCGATGAGGAAGGATCTCAAGAAGACTTAGAGTATAAGTTGAAGGGATTCATTGACCTGACCCTGGATAAGAG tgcGAAGACAAGGCAGGCAGCTCTTGAAGGTATTAAAAATGTACTGGCTTCAAAGATGCTTTATGAATTTATTCTGGAAAGAAGAATGACTTTAACTGATAGCATTGAACGCTGCCTGAAAAAAG GTAAAGGTGATGAGCAGCGTGCAGCCGCAGCATTAGCGTCTGTTCTTTGTATTCAGTTGGGCCCTGGAATTGAAAGTGAAGAGGTTTTAAAGACTCTTGGACCAATCctgaagaaaataatttgtgATGGAGCAGCTAGTATCCAGGCTAGGCAAACT tgtgcAACTTGCTTTGGTGTTTGCTGTTTTATTGCCACAGATGACATTACT GAGCTGTATTCAACTCTGCAGTGTTTGGAAAATATCTTCACCAAGTCCTAtctcaaagagaaagacactaatGTTGTCTGCAGCACCCCTACTACAGCGCTTCATATCAGCTCGCTTCTCGTGTGGACATTATTACTGACCATATGCCCAATCAATGAAGTGAAGAAAAAGCTTGAGGT GCATTTCCATAAACTTCCAAGCCTCCTCTCTTCTGATGATGTAAACATGAGAATAGCTGCTGGTGAATCTCTGGCACTTCTGTTTGAATTGGCCAGAGGAATAGAGAGT gACTTTTTTTATGAAGACATGGAGTCTTTGACTCAGATGCTTAGGGCTTTGGCTACAGATGGAAATAAGCACCGGGCCAAAGTGGACAAGAGAAAGCAGCGGTCGGTGTTCAGAGACATCCTGAGGGCGGTAGAG GAACGGGATTTTCCAACAGAAACTGTTAAATTTGGTCCTGAACGCATGTATATTGATTGCTGGGTCAAAAAACATACATATGACACCTTTAAGGAGGTTCTTGGATCAGGGATGCAGTACCACTTGCAG TCAAATGAATTCCTTCGCAATGTTTTTGAACTTGGACCCCCAGTGATGCTTGATGCTGCAACACTTAAAACAATGAAGATTTCTCGTTTTGAAAGG cATTTATATAATTCTGCCGCCTTCAAAGCTCGAACAAAAGCTCGAAGCAAATGTCGAGACAAGAGAGCAGATGTTGGagaattcttctag